In Hemicordylus capensis ecotype Gifberg chromosome 17, rHemCap1.1.pri, whole genome shotgun sequence, the DNA window CCTGGATCAGAAACGTCAGGCCAGGTTAACCTTCACTCATCCAATCTTGCTTCCAGTAGATTTATTTGAGCAGAAGATGTTCAGATGACTGTTTGCTCTCTGGGATTCTGCTGTACATCAATCCAGAGAGGAGAGCAAGGGAAGATGAACACATCTTTCGTCAGGGCGTTCAACTGGAGCAACCAGCAAACGGCACAGGCTAGTTGGAAAAACCAGTCTGACTTGCCACCAGCAAAGTAGATGGCAGTTTGCTTTCCTTTGAAGGCAAGAGGCAGAGAGTCTGAGTGGGAAGGTAGCGATGATCCAACAGAGAGTGTGTCAGAGGAACTGTCTGCTGAGAGTTTCTGTTTGATAAACACACCTTgtcttatccaaggttgcaggcaggaatgtctctcagccctatcttggcgatgtcagggagggaacttggaaccttctgctcttcccagagcggctccatcccctgaggggaatatctttcagtgctcccacttctagtctccccttcaaatgcaaaccagggcagaccctgcttagctaaggggacaagtcatgcttgcaaccacaagaccagctctcctctccatttgctGGGACTTTAGACGTGCCTGCTGGAGGGTCTATCAGTCCTGCTCTGCAACCGATCTCCACCCCACTTTAGCCTAGGGACAGCCAGCCTCAAGGCAGCTCCGTCCCAGAGGACTGTTGATAGTTAGCAGGGAATTTATGGCCATTTCACCCTCAAGGCCTAGATTGGGAACTCGGTAgggtttttatttatgtttttatttgcaCACACACGTACCAGAACAGCAAAACGTGTGCTGCGTTTCAACAATCTTTTCCTTGCACAAGATGGGTGAAGCTATGGAGAGCTTCAGCTCTGCTGGGGTTCAATGATCCTTCTTCCTCTACTTGTTTTGGATGCTTAGCCTAAGTAATAACTACTGTGAGTAATGATCACCAGAGAGAACTTCTTCCTCACCAGCGAGGATCTACAGTCCACCCTATGGGTGTAGAGAAGCCAGCTGAGAAAACTGTCCCCTCCTGGGAGAAACTTGAAATGCTCTAttaatttcagtttcttcttaGAGGTACCTTGAAGTTCGCTTTTGAACTGAACCGGGAATTAAAAGGCAACACACCCAGAAAAGAGGCAGGGAAGGTCTTGTCTTAGAACTGAATTCTTCTACATACAAAGTTAATCCTTGGCAGGGTGTCAGGTGCTTTCTTTATTCAAAATATGTAGAGCTCACCTTTCCACCAACATCCAAGGCAGCTTAAAACGATTAATTAGAACTTTGAAAACATGGTAATGCAATCAAAAGAACGATAGATCATATCCGGGGACAAAGTAACAGGCTACAGAATAAACACAACTTGGTTGAAACAGAGTAAAGACCATGTTAAAAGTCTTTAGCcaacagcagaagcagccaaCTGAAGCTCGAAAGGCAGAGAATCGATTATGTGGGAGCCACCAATAAAAACAACTTCTCTCCTGGACTTCAGAAAGAAGCCAAATTCAAAGAAGGGCAGCTTCCTCGGATGACCACAAGTTAATTTCACAATGGTTTTCTCTAtggctttccccagcatttgaaAGGCAGCATCGAAGACTGAATAGCAATCTGAACGGTAACCTATACAGTCGACTTTACGGCAGTCCATTATGATGCTTATAATCCAAGCATACTGATTGAGCTTAGAATTAATGAATATCCCCAGCATATataagggctgttctcatgacctcaAACAGGGTCGCCCCGCCAGAATCTGTGGTTGTGTGAATTCAAAAACCAagttaggaggagaggagagggatcgtgtgggagctgggtaggttGGCTTTTCATCCACCTTCGACAAAATGCTAGGGAGGGAATGTGGGTGGGGCACGCCTGTCTTATTCAGCTTCtagctcccacacgatcactctcctCTTCTCCTGTCTTGATCTTTGCAGACTCATGACTGCCAGTCAGAAGCATGCGTTGCTCTTCTACTCCAGCTGACTGCTCCTCTGACCCTGTTTAGGACTGTGACAACAGCCCTGCCATGTGCTCAGGGATGCTTCTTCAGTGCTGCCATGAGAAGATGATATTGCTTGGGCTACAGCCACCATAGTCAACCAACAGTTACAGCAAGGGTCTGCCAAAGACCTCAGCTTCAAGTCCTTGCTTCAAGTCCTATTTTCTGTAGGACTCTGTTGACGTTCTCAACCAGTGGCACCTTATATCTCCAGATTCTGGTGTCCTTAATCAAGGATTGTCTAGGCAAATCAGTTTGCAGAGGTTTCCGACAATGAAAGACCGAGGCAACATTCCCCGGAACCAAAACACCGCCCCGGTACGCCTTGAGAACCACGTGGACAGAAGTCTGAATCACTTTCCTGGGGTCAACAATCATTTTCACAGGATTATCCATGTCAGCTGTAGAAGGTTCCCGGAAGACATGTTCAAGTATGTTGACTCCGGGCACTGCACTCCAAGAGGAAATGCCGACTGGATCGATAGGGGTGAAAATGGTTATAGGGAAGATGCGGTTCTCAAAGAAGAAAACGCCACGCCTTGGATGCCGCTTCTGGAGTTTCTGCATCATTTCCCCCCAGTTTGGATATTTCATAGGCAGGATAATTTCATCAATGTCATTCAAGAGCACATATTTAGTATTGTACATGTAGCGGTAGATGCAGTCGTTTAAGGCGGCAATCTGTCCGTAGTAGCCAAGGTCTTTGGCATCCATTGCATAATGCCAATGAGAAGAAACCCTAAGGTATGAATCAATCGGCCAAGCTATTACTTCAACTGTCCCTTCTGCAGCATAGAAGTCCAGCACCTTTTCCATCAGTGGGCTGCAGCTGTTTTTGTAGATCACGACTTTCCCCACCCCGAGGATCTTATACATCTCCACACTCTGTAAGAACTGCAAGATGTTGTTGTACTTCCCAAACATCGGGGAGATGCAGATGGTGAATTCCACAAAGGAGCCCTTGGCTTCCCGGTTTCTTATTTCAAACCGTGGCAACTGGTCAACAGTGCTTTTAGGAGACCCGTGTACAGTCACGTAATTCGGCTCGCAGTATTTTGGTTCCAAGCAACGCATGTCAAAGGCCCCATAGGGGAAGCCGAATCGGTCCGAGTGGATCTCTCTTCTGGCCTTTGCGACGTATGTCGTACCAACGGATGGGCAGCAGAACCAGCAGTAAAGGGGTGTGACGGCCTCATAGTGGGATATTCCGATCAGCCGTGTCACGTTTTGGTTCCTTTCTCGGTTGTCAAAGTATGCAGCAATGATAAGGGTCCTGTTATCTTGTAAGGGTGTGATGGTCCCCCTGGCAGGAGTTCCACTGCAAATATTCATTTCTAGGGAGAgcacagaaggggaaaggggagggtaTTTTCTGGCATGGAAGTAGGAGAGGGTTATTATAGAAGTGAAGGTGATGATGGAAACGGTGACCACCAGGCATGGTTTACCGCTACGGTGAGACATCTCAGGTTCCCAAGGAGTCCACTTTGTGCAGAATATCAGACAGGCGCTCTGCAAACggatgtggggggaaaggtttaaaacacAAGAAAAGGAGTCAGGGAGGAAATTCTACAGCCGTGCTTTTGGGTGACTGGCCATCAGAGATGctgtcacaaattcagaagtgctggCACTCTCCCGGATAGCCCCCACAGCCACACCCACTGCAGTAGCCatgccccatggccatgcccaccccaatagccagacacacacacacacacacatacacatacacacacaccccacttagatagatgcaatgatttgtggggttctgttacaagatgTCAGGGATAGTTTCCAAATCCTACAGGGCTTGAACCTGTTATTCAGTTCTGTAACAAACGGTTGGGATAGCAGTTTCCTTGGTAGAAAGCCAAGGgatttgcatccctgctgagatcctggagagagagaaaaagtacCTGGACTCCGTCCCTGCACCACACCAATGCCTGTTAGGCAGCTGccaatattttgtttttatttactcTGATTTCATCTCTTTTATTTGCTGTTTCCAGCCACCCCCAGGGTGATGGTGACCTAATGGATGAGggatacatattttaaacaaacaattgCATGTGTTTGTTAATTTAAATAAACTTGTGTGTCACTGTTCTCCCAAGCTGGCTCTCAAGATGGAGAACAATAAATCAttctattatgtatgtatgtatatatgtattcattcattcattcgatttctataccgcccttccaaaaatagctcagggcagtttacatctaTAATTAAAGGTATTTAAATAATTGAAATAATCAcctatttcctcccccccccacatctatCACTGCCTCAATACCTCAATatcctttcctttccatttttcttcttctttgtgtcATTAGCCAGATTGTAAGCCCCTGAGGGCAGAGCCCTCTCCCTTAGTTCTTTATAAAGCACCACATGCACCATGTAAAGCACCAGCAGAGCATGGAGTAGAAGCTAGAGCATTGCCTGATTTGTACTGATAGCcggcagtgtggtgtagcagttagaatgttggactaggactggggagtcccgagttcaaatccccattcagccatgagagtcacttctctctcagcctaacccaccttgTAGGGTTGAGAATAAACATAAACATggcctccttgaaggaagagctcGATATAaacattaaacaaataaatacgtGGATGGTGATAAAATAGTTTGTCTCTGCACACACAAACGCTGCACTTGGGGAGAGAACTATATATAAAAAATAGATTTAaaccttctcagttgctgccctgatgctttggaacgcgccccctgctgaaataagagcttccccatctctgacaatttttaaaaaatctttaaagacacatttgttcacccaggcttttaattaaataccattttaatagttttaacttcatttaaaaatattgttctaaggttttaaattcttataatgttttaactttttgttgtcatttattttaacccattttttaatttgtcatttatttgttttaactaatgttgtaACTttggtttttgttgtaaaccgcccagagacggttTAAGTGCAGGGGCACTTGAGGATTATCTTCCTCAAGTGCCCCTGCACTTAAACAAAACTGGGTTTTATTTATCCAACATCCCAGTTGCGTTATAAATAACGCAGCTTTACCCAATATCAAAACAACGAAATTGATttgaaaaccacaatcagaaaACAGGAGGTGCATCAGCCACTGTCAAAAGCAAAACACACTGATGTCAAAACATAAGACAGTTTGCATCAGACtttgttttatttggttttttgctgATGTCGTCTTTATTTAGAAAGAAACCGTTGCAGCCTGTCTTGCTACAACTTCTACATCATCCTCTTGTGGGGGCAAAAATAGGAGAACAcgagaatgtaagaacagccctgctggatcaggcccgaggggtctagctagtccagcatcctgtttcacacagtcgtCCACCAGATACTTCcggggaaacccacaggcaagagttgagtaCTACTGGGCGCAG includes these proteins:
- the LOC128338774 gene encoding uncharacterized protein LOC128338774 isoform X3, which codes for MYRSKYVLLNDFDEIILPIKHQDWNSMMNSLQDQNPGTVWNWPFSQLSHTETTLSTSCPPQPLQLNVRADVISTLYSACLIFCTKWTPWEPEMSHRSGKPCLVVTVSIITFTSIITLSYFHARKYPPLSPSVLSLEMNICSGTPARGTITPLQDNRTLIIAAYFDNRERNQNVTRLIGISHYEAVTPLYCWFCCPSVGTTYVAKARREIHSDRFGFPYGAFDMRCLEPKYCEPNYVTVHGSPKSTVDQLPRFEIRNREAKGSFVEFTICISPMFGKYNNILQFLQSVEMYKILGVGKVVIYKNSCSPLMEKVLDFYAAEGTVEVIAWPIDSYLRVSSHWHYAMDAKDLGYYGQIAALNDCIYRYMYNTKYVLLNDIDEIILPMKYPNWGEMMQKLQKRHPRRGVFFFENRIFPITIFTPIDPVGISSWSAVPGVNILEHVFREPSTADMDNPVKMIVDPRKVIQTSVHVVLKAYRGGVLVPGNVASVFHCRKPLQTDLPRQSLIKDTRIWRYKVPLVENVNRVLQKIGLEART
- the LOC128338774 gene encoding glycosyltransferase family 92 protein R07B7.12-like isoform X4, coding for MSHRSGKPCLVVTVSIITFTSIITLSYFHARKYPPLSPSVLSLEMNICSGTPARGTITPLQDNRTLIIAAYFDNRERNQNVTRLIGISHYEAVTPLYCWFCCPSVGTTYVAKARREIHSDRFGFPYGAFDMRCLEPKYCEPNYVTVHGSPKSTVDQLPRFEIRNREAKGSFVEFTICISPMFGKYNNILQFLQSVEMYKILGVGKVVIYKNSCSPLMEKVLDFYAAEGTVEVIAWPIDSYLRVSSHWHYAMDAKDLGYYGQIAALNDCIYRYMYNTKYVLLNDIDEIILPMKYPNWGEMMQKLQKRHPRRGVFFFENRIFPITIFTPIDPVGISSWSAVPGVNILEHVFREPSTADMDNPVKMIVDPRKVIQTSVHVVLKAYRGGVLVPGNVASVFHCRKPLQTDLPRQSLIKDTRIWRYKVPLVENVNRVLQKIGLEART
- the LOC128338774 gene encoding uncharacterized protein LOC128338774 isoform X2: MMGVVVQNQLGCVHKLSRPLVKPAGVSTKASASREVLSQELDLEFLRCCLHISCPWAETACRSCCVQLSAGRKEDKKHHNNQSACLIFCTKWTPWEPEMSHRSGKPCLVVTVSIITFTSIITLSYFHARKYPPLSPSVLSLEMNICSGTPARGTITPLQDNRTLIIAAYFDNRERNQNVTRLIGISHYEAVTPLYCWFCCPSVGTTYVAKARREIHSDRFGFPYGAFDMRCLEPKYCEPNYVTVHGSPKSTVDQLPRFEIRNREAKGSFVEFTICISPMFGKYNNILQFLQSVEMYKILGVGKVVIYKNSCSPLMEKVLDFYAAEGTVEVIAWPIDSYLRVSSHWHYAMDAKDLGYYGQIAALNDCIYRYMYNTKYVLLNDIDEIILPMKYPNWGEMMQKLQKRHPRRGVFFFENRIFPITIFTPIDPVGISSWSAVPGVNILEHVFREPSTADMDNPVKMIVDPRKVIQTSVHVVLKAYRGGVLVPGNVASVFHCRKPLQTDLPRQSLIKDTRIWRYKVPLVENVNRVLQKIGLEART
- the LOC128338774 gene encoding uncharacterized protein LOC128338774 isoform X1; protein product: MRAWRRKKFWPLIPCLLILSFELYYWMKQPPMPPKIKRPTDPCKGEIANSTITVFSYNKIFLISAYHDNRQQNLTRMIAIVHYEKVQDLYCCFCCSHNGRVSIIRATVDIHSDRLGFPFGTADVLCLEPEGCSPKYVSIHRSPGGKVDEVPRYEIKNRVQEDSFAAEFTVCLSVMFGNYNNVLQFIQSIEMYKILGVQKVLIYMNNCSQLMEQVVNLYVAEGTVEIVPWPISSYFKISSFWQDYEGIRHYGQTTVLNDCVYRNMYRSKYVLLNDFDEIILPIKHQDWNSMMNSLQDQNPGTVWNWPFSQLSHTETTLSTSCPPQPLQLNVRADVISTLYSACLIFCTKWTPWEPEMSHRSGKPCLVVTVSIITFTSIITLSYFHARKYPPLSPSVLSLEMNICSGTPARGTITPLQDNRTLIIAAYFDNRERNQNVTRLIGISHYEAVTPLYCWFCCPSVGTTYVAKARREIHSDRFGFPYGAFDMRCLEPKYCEPNYVTVHGSPKSTVDQLPRFEIRNREAKGSFVEFTICISPMFGKYNNILQFLQSVEMYKILGVGKVVIYKNSCSPLMEKVLDFYAAEGTVEVIAWPIDSYLRVSSHWHYAMDAKDLGYYGQIAALNDCIYRYMYNTKYVLLNDIDEIILPMKYPNWGEMMQKLQKRHPRRGVFFFENRIFPITIFTPIDPVGISSWSAVPGVNILEHVFREPSTADMDNPVKMIVDPRKVIQTSVHVVLKAYRGGVLVPGNVASVFHCRKPLQTDLPRQSLIKDTRIWRYKVPLVENVNRVLQKIGLEART